In a genomic window of Streptomyces sp. NBC_01231:
- a CDS encoding 2Fe-2S iron-sulfur cluster-binding protein gives MTTTEEGAVGRTREATGWHRLRVARVRPLTDDAVALTLDLPDRLASAFAHRPGQHVTVRHVLNGTEIRRSYSICPPAHAQRELRLVVKRLGPGGFAEYATTVLAAGDELDIGPPTGGFGIVARPGAHHVMVAAGSGITPLLSMATAALRDDPRCRVSLLYINRTAPSVLLADELADLKDAYVDRFLPLYLLTRETREAEMLSGHIDTTRLSKLLRAVGAEPDGHAYFYLCGPLEMVTSLREALTRWGADPARIRSELFSLASRDPSPPVAEPRGRTLRITASLGGRRTVAVMEDQDRVALDALRRARPDIPYSCREGLCGSCRARVTHGAVTTGRQYVLGPGELAAGYTLACRAHPESDDTGLDFDV, from the coding sequence ATGACGACGACCGAGGAGGGCGCGGTGGGGCGCACCAGGGAGGCGACCGGATGGCACCGGCTGCGGGTGGCGCGGGTGCGGCCGCTCACCGATGACGCGGTGGCCCTCACTCTGGACCTCCCGGACCGGCTGGCCAGTGCCTTCGCCCACCGGCCCGGTCAGCATGTGACGGTCCGTCATGTCCTGAACGGGACCGAGATCCGCCGCAGTTACTCGATCTGCCCGCCGGCCCACGCACAGCGCGAACTGCGCCTGGTGGTCAAGCGGCTTGGCCCCGGCGGCTTCGCGGAGTACGCCACGACCGTGCTGGCTGCCGGTGACGAGCTGGACATCGGGCCTCCGACCGGCGGCTTCGGGATCGTGGCGCGCCCCGGGGCGCACCATGTGATGGTGGCCGCCGGCAGCGGTATCACTCCGCTGTTGAGCATGGCCACGGCGGCACTGCGGGACGATCCACGGTGCAGGGTGTCGCTGCTCTACATCAACCGTACGGCCCCGTCGGTGCTGCTCGCCGACGAACTGGCCGACCTCAAGGACGCCTACGTCGACCGGTTTCTCCCCCTGTATCTGCTGACCCGGGAGACCCGCGAGGCCGAGATGCTCTCCGGCCACATCGACACCACGAGGCTGTCGAAACTGCTCCGCGCGGTCGGCGCCGAGCCGGACGGCCACGCGTACTTCTACCTCTGCGGGCCCTTGGAAATGGTCACGTCACTGCGCGAGGCCCTGACCCGGTGGGGTGCCGACCCCGCACGGATACGCTCCGAACTCTTCTCCCTCGCCTCCCGGGACCCGTCACCACCGGTGGCCGAACCGCGCGGCCGCACCTTGCGGATCACCGCCTCTCTCGGCGGACGGAGGACCGTAGCCGTCATGGAGGACCAGGACCGGGTGGCGCTGGACGCACTGCGGCGGGCCCGGCCGGACATTCCGTACTCCTGCCGCGAGGGTCTGTGCGGAAGCTGTCGCGCCAGGGTGACCCACGGAGCCGTCACGACCGGCCGCCAGTACGTGCTGGGGCCTGGAGAACTAGCGGCGGGATACACCCTTGCCTGCCGTGCCCACCCCGAGTCCGACGACACGGGGCTGGACTTCGACGTCTGA
- a CDS encoding AMP-binding protein: MWLTQLLQRNHQCFPDRTALVDARRSVTWAELHDRVARLAHGLSGRGIRRGDRVAVLSLDRVEVLETYFALARLGALFVPLNHSLTPAEVTGIAESCDPVAVIGESALLERHPDLPVRIRVPVDGAEFAALCETDGPALPDAPVSDPDGTSGLPDVPDDAPAAILHTSATTGRAKGVAVDHASFRAIALGWLAQVGPTDDIVLVNCCPLYHGSMVVSLTYMAAGATVVLMPGFQPQRALAAIEDNRATHVWLVPQMIRFLMQSKSLQRTDLSSLREVLYGAAPMPPEVHAEAVERLGCGFRQVYGMTEVGGPFVTLGPDEHPAPGGTDVIPAGRVIPGMSVKALDPKDQEVAPGVIGEICARGPGLMRGYWNDEKAAADITTKDGWIRTGDLGFIDRDGRVHLIDRSKDLIIRAGQNVYPREIEQALRSHPAVNDAAVVGVSDADYGEVPLAFVVAEDGTTPDEVSAHLAGLLAAYKRPRHIRFIEEVPRNPAGKILKKSLPL, encoded by the coding sequence ATGTGGCTGACCCAGTTGCTCCAGCGCAACCACCAGTGCTTCCCGGACCGGACGGCACTGGTGGACGCGCGCCGCTCGGTCACCTGGGCCGAACTCCACGACAGGGTGGCCCGGCTCGCCCACGGGCTTTCCGGGCGCGGCATCCGCCGTGGCGACCGCGTGGCCGTCCTCTCGCTGGACCGCGTCGAGGTGCTGGAGACGTACTTCGCACTGGCCCGTCTCGGAGCGCTGTTCGTCCCGCTCAACCACAGCCTCACTCCCGCCGAGGTGACCGGGATCGCGGAGTCCTGCGACCCGGTGGCGGTGATCGGTGAGTCGGCCCTGCTGGAACGGCATCCAGACCTGCCGGTGCGGATCCGCGTGCCGGTGGACGGCGCGGAGTTCGCCGCACTGTGCGAGACGGACGGGCCGGCCCTCCCCGACGCGCCCGTGTCGGACCCTGACGGGACCTCGGGGCTTCCCGACGTGCCGGACGACGCGCCGGCGGCGATCCTGCACACCTCGGCGACCACCGGCCGGGCCAAGGGCGTCGCCGTCGACCACGCGTCCTTCCGGGCCATCGCGCTCGGCTGGCTCGCCCAGGTGGGGCCCACGGATGACATCGTGCTGGTCAACTGCTGCCCGCTGTACCACGGCAGCATGGTGGTCTCCCTCACCTATATGGCCGCGGGTGCCACCGTGGTGCTCATGCCGGGCTTCCAGCCGCAGCGGGCGCTGGCCGCGATCGAGGACAACCGGGCCACGCACGTCTGGCTGGTGCCTCAGATGATCCGTTTCCTGATGCAGTCGAAGTCGCTGCAGCGCACGGACCTGTCCAGTCTGCGCGAGGTGCTCTACGGTGCCGCGCCGATGCCGCCGGAGGTCCACGCCGAGGCCGTCGAACGGCTCGGCTGTGGCTTCCGGCAGGTCTACGGGATGACCGAGGTGGGCGGTCCGTTCGTCACACTCGGTCCGGACGAGCACCCCGCGCCGGGCGGCACCGACGTGATCCCGGCCGGCCGGGTGATCCCCGGCATGTCGGTGAAGGCCCTGGACCCGAAGGACCAGGAGGTGGCCCCCGGCGTCATCGGGGAGATCTGTGCGCGCGGCCCCGGTCTGATGCGCGGCTATTGGAACGACGAGAAGGCCGCCGCCGACATCACAACAAAGGACGGCTGGATCCGCACCGGCGACCTCGGCTTCATCGACCGCGACGGCCGGGTGCACCTGATCGACCGGAGCAAGGACCTGATCATCCGGGCAGGGCAGAACGTCTACCCCAGGGAGATCGAACAGGCGCTGCGTTCCCACCCCGCGGTGAACGACGCGGCCGTGGTCGGGGTTTCGGACGCCGACTACGGCGAGGTGCCGCTGGCCTTCGTGGTGGCCGAGGACGGGACCACCCCCGACGAGGTGTCTGCCCACCTGGCCGGTCTCCTCGCCGCCTACAAGCGGCCCCGGCACATCCGGTTCATCGAAGAGGTGCCCAGGAACCCCGCAGGCAAGATCCTCAAGAAGTCACTGCCCCTCTGA
- a CDS encoding tryptophan 2,3-dioxygenase family protein translates to MTDATSLPRAPGTDDPLVTFQGRTPYDDYVHASVLSSLQQPLTDAPHEMAFLVTTQVMELWFTLTVHEWRTARDALVKDDHERAMGALRRSISAHHALNDSLQPIARMTPAQFNGFREAFGAASGFQSAKYREMEFLLGDKSRSLMNPQRDDPRAYAELEELLYQPSLYDETLFYLHRRGLPVPEHVLERDVSAPYEADPDVEEVWRRIYAGPQNDPLLDLGETLTDIAEAVMRWRGDHLLATRRAMGSKAGSGGSSGVAWLEKRAARPVFPEIWTARGHV, encoded by the coding sequence ATGACCGACGCCACGTCACTGCCCCGCGCCCCGGGGACGGACGATCCGCTGGTGACCTTCCAGGGAAGGACCCCCTACGACGACTACGTCCACGCCTCGGTGCTGTCCTCGCTGCAGCAGCCCCTGACCGACGCCCCGCACGAGATGGCGTTCCTGGTCACGACCCAGGTGATGGAGCTGTGGTTCACCCTGACCGTCCACGAGTGGCGGACCGCCCGGGACGCGCTGGTCAAGGACGACCACGAGCGCGCCATGGGCGCCTTGCGTCGCAGCATCAGCGCTCATCACGCGCTCAACGACTCCCTCCAGCCGATCGCGAGGATGACCCCGGCCCAGTTCAACGGATTCCGCGAGGCGTTCGGCGCGGCGTCCGGCTTCCAGTCGGCGAAGTACCGGGAGATGGAGTTCCTGCTCGGCGACAAGTCCCGTTCGCTGATGAATCCGCAGCGGGACGACCCCAGGGCGTACGCCGAACTGGAGGAGCTGCTGTATCAGCCGTCGCTGTACGACGAGACGCTGTTCTACCTGCACCGCCGGGGCCTGCCCGTCCCGGAGCACGTGCTGGAACGCGACGTGAGCGCCCCGTACGAGGCCGACCCGGACGTCGAGGAGGTCTGGCGGCGCATCTACGCCGGCCCGCAGAACGACCCACTGCTGGACCTGGGCGAGACGCTGACCGACATCGCCGAGGCGGTCATGCGCTGGCGTGGCGACCATCTGCTCGCCACTCGTCGGGCGATGGGCTCCAAGGCGGGCAGCGGCGGCTCCTCGGGGGTCGCCTGGCTGGAGAAACGAGCCGCCCGTCCGGTGTTCCCCGAGATCTGGACGGCGCGCGGTCATGTCTAG
- the paaA gene encoding 1,2-phenylacetyl-CoA epoxidase subunit A gives MKQRDEYFDALVASDECIEPRDWLPDGYRRMVLRQIAQHAHSEIIGMQPEGSWLTRAPSLHRKAALLAKVQDEAGHGLYLYAAAETLGVTRAELLDALHSGHQRSSDTFNHPALTWADTGAIAWLTDGAAVINQAPLCRTSYGPYARAMQRVCQEETFHVRQGYDLLWALCRGTREQQEMAQDAVDRWWLPAVALMFGPPDTVEGGGGDTRAAALGAAVSRRSMAWGIKRHTNDELRQRFMDNVVPQAERLGVTLPDPTIRWNEKRGHYDFAPVTWQVYRTALAAGAQCGRQRLAHRVAAHENGAWVRAAVDAYAARPVTERREP, from the coding sequence GTGAAGCAACGCGACGAGTACTTCGATGCACTCGTCGCGTCCGACGAGTGCATCGAACCCCGGGACTGGCTGCCCGACGGCTACCGGCGGATGGTGCTCCGGCAGATCGCTCAGCACGCGCACTCGGAGATCATCGGGATGCAGCCGGAGGGGTCCTGGCTGACCCGGGCCCCCTCCCTGCATCGCAAGGCCGCCCTGCTCGCCAAGGTGCAGGACGAGGCCGGACACGGCCTGTACCTGTACGCGGCGGCGGAGACCCTCGGTGTCACCCGGGCCGAACTTCTCGACGCGTTGCACAGCGGACACCAGCGGTCCTCGGACACGTTCAACCACCCCGCCCTGACCTGGGCCGACACCGGGGCGATCGCCTGGCTGACGGACGGCGCGGCGGTGATCAACCAGGCCCCGCTGTGCCGCACTTCCTACGGCCCGTATGCGAGGGCCATGCAGCGGGTGTGCCAGGAGGAAACCTTCCACGTCCGTCAGGGATACGACCTGCTCTGGGCGCTGTGCCGGGGCACGCGGGAGCAGCAGGAGATGGCACAGGATGCCGTCGACCGATGGTGGCTGCCTGCGGTGGCCCTGATGTTCGGCCCGCCGGACACGGTCGAGGGCGGCGGCGGGGACACGCGGGCCGCGGCTCTGGGCGCCGCGGTCAGTCGCCGTTCGATGGCCTGGGGGATCAAACGCCACACCAACGACGAGCTGCGGCAGCGCTTCATGGACAACGTCGTCCCGCAGGCGGAGCGGCTCGGGGTGACTCTGCCCGACCCGACGATCCGCTGGAACGAGAAGCGCGGGCACTACGACTTCGCCCCGGTGACCTGGCAGGTGTACCGCACGGCCCTGGCCGCCGGCGCACAGTGCGGCCGACAGCGGCTGGCGCACCGCGTGGCGGCCCACGAGAACGGCGCCTGGGTGCGCGCGGCGGTCGACGCCTACGCGGCACGCCCGGTGACGGAGAGGCGGGAGCCATGA
- the paaC gene encoding phenylacetate-CoA oxygenase subunit PaaC produces MTSELPRALEARRNHDIAEYALRLGDDALILCQRLCAWVTNAPTIEEDLALSNIALDLLGHARVLLGLSGRSDGTNRSDDDFAYRRTEREFHSALLLELSNGDFAATIARQLAYTHYTGLLYAELAASADEGLASFASRAAKEAEYHCLHASQWTVRLGLGTEESHRRMQAGLEHVWPYAAELFEDDDLTTRLDADGTAVAPARLRAAWEREVTEVLTEAGLTVPAPSWQATGGRSGLHTEAFAPLLAEFQSVFRQYPGGRW; encoded by the coding sequence ATGACGAGTGAACTCCCCCGTGCCCTCGAGGCCAGGCGGAACCACGACATCGCCGAGTACGCCCTCAGGCTCGGTGACGACGCGCTGATCCTCTGTCAGCGACTGTGCGCCTGGGTGACCAACGCCCCCACCATCGAAGAGGATCTGGCCCTGTCGAACATCGCACTGGACCTGCTCGGCCACGCCCGGGTCCTGCTGGGCCTCAGCGGCCGTTCGGACGGGACGAACCGCAGCGACGACGACTTCGCCTACCGCAGGACCGAGCGCGAGTTTCACAGCGCGCTGCTGCTGGAGCTGTCCAACGGCGACTTCGCCGCGACCATCGCCCGGCAGCTGGCGTACACGCACTACACGGGCCTGCTGTACGCGGAGCTGGCGGCATCGGCCGATGAAGGGCTGGCGTCCTTTGCCTCTCGCGCGGCCAAGGAGGCGGAGTACCACTGCCTGCACGCCTCGCAATGGACCGTACGGCTGGGTCTGGGAACCGAGGAGAGCCATCGGCGGATGCAGGCGGGTCTGGAACACGTCTGGCCCTATGCGGCCGAGCTGTTCGAGGACGACGACCTGACGACCCGGCTCGACGCCGACGGCACGGCGGTCGCCCCGGCCCGCCTCCGGGCTGCTTGGGAACGGGAGGTGACCGAGGTTCTGACGGAGGCCGGGCTCACCGTCCCGGCGCCGTCCTGGCAGGCGACCGGCGGGCGGTCGGGACTCCACACCGAGGCGTTCGCCCCGCTGCTGGCCGAGTTCCAGTCGGTTTTCCGGCAGTATCCCGGAGGTCGCTGGTGA
- the paaJ gene encoding phenylacetate-CoA oxygenase subunit PaaJ — translation MSAAVRLNPDQVRARVEVVPDPELPMITLADLGVIRSVREGADRVVEVVVTPTYLGCPALPVIEADLRTVLAECGHPEGLVTWALSPAWTTEWISEAGRRKLAEHGIVPPGAAGAPLPVRLGLGRPCPNCGSVATRPLGPFGSTGCQTILVCTACRESFPHMKAV, via the coding sequence GTGAGCGCGGCCGTCCGGCTGAACCCCGACCAGGTCCGGGCCCGGGTCGAGGTCGTACCGGACCCGGAACTGCCGATGATCACCCTGGCCGACCTGGGAGTGATCCGTTCGGTGCGGGAGGGCGCGGACCGTGTGGTGGAGGTCGTCGTCACGCCGACCTACCTCGGCTGTCCGGCGCTCCCGGTGATCGAGGCCGACCTGCGGACCGTACTGGCGGAGTGCGGGCATCCCGAAGGGCTGGTGACGTGGGCGCTCTCGCCCGCGTGGACCACCGAGTGGATCAGCGAGGCGGGTCGCCGCAAGCTCGCCGAACACGGCATCGTGCCCCCCGGTGCCGCCGGAGCACCGCTGCCGGTCCGGCTGGGCCTCGGCCGGCCCTGCCCGAACTGCGGTTCCGTGGCGACCCGGCCGCTCGGCCCGTTCGGGTCGACCGGATGCCAGACGATCCTGGTGTGCACCGCCTGCCGGGAGTCCTTCCCCCACATGAAGGCGGTGTGA
- a CDS encoding acyl carrier protein, with product MSTIRELLTELTGTSEYAEKLGDDTDLAASGIDSGDLVRLILLVEQRTGVEITAQDMEQLSTIADYERFLADRADSAPQPGSA from the coding sequence GTGAGCACCATACGAGAGCTACTCACCGAACTGACCGGGACATCGGAGTACGCCGAGAAACTCGGCGACGACACCGATCTGGCCGCCAGTGGTATCGACTCGGGGGACCTCGTTCGTCTGATCCTGCTCGTCGAACAGCGCACGGGAGTGGAGATCACCGCCCAGGACATGGAGCAGCTGTCCACGATCGCGGACTACGAACGCTTCCTCGCCGACCGTGCCGACTCCGCGCCGCAGCCGGGCAGTGCGTGA
- a CDS encoding response regulator transcription factor, protein MIRVALVDDQALMRAGFRALLDAEDGIEVVGEAADGEQGVALVRAHAPDIALIDVQMPVMTGIEATRRIATDPALRAVRVVILTNYGLDEYVFEALRAGASGFLLKDTEPADLLQAIDVVARGEALLSPSVTRALIGEFVSRPPDRTTAPGLEHLTRREREVTALAARGLTNEEIAAHMVISPFTAKTHISRAMTKLGARDRAQLVVFAYESGLVTARGT, encoded by the coding sequence ATGATCCGGGTGGCACTCGTCGACGACCAGGCGCTGATGCGCGCCGGGTTCCGTGCCCTGCTGGACGCCGAGGACGGCATCGAGGTGGTCGGTGAGGCGGCGGACGGTGAACAGGGAGTGGCCCTGGTGCGTGCCCACGCACCCGACATCGCCCTGATCGACGTCCAGATGCCGGTCATGACGGGCATCGAGGCGACCCGCCGTATCGCCACCGACCCCGCCCTCCGCGCAGTCCGCGTCGTGATCCTCACCAACTACGGCCTCGACGAGTATGTCTTCGAGGCCCTGCGGGCGGGGGCGAGCGGCTTCCTGCTGAAGGACACCGAACCCGCGGACCTGCTCCAGGCCATCGACGTGGTGGCCCGGGGCGAGGCACTGCTCTCCCCGTCGGTCACCCGGGCCCTGATCGGCGAGTTCGTCTCCCGCCCCCCGGACCGGACCACCGCCCCCGGCCTGGAACACCTCACCCGCCGGGAACGCGAGGTCACCGCGCTGGCCGCCCGCGGCCTCACCAACGAGGAGATCGCCGCGCACATGGTCATCAGCCCGTTCACGGCCAAGACCCACATCAGCCGCGCGATGACCAAGCTGGGGGCCCGCGACCGGGCCCAACTGGTCGTGTTCGCCTACGAGTCGGGGCTGGTGACGGCGCGCGGCACCTGA
- the paaB gene encoding 1,2-phenylacetyl-CoA epoxidase subunit B: MSCETTEGQTPWEVFIRPRRGLSHQHVGSVHGADADMAIANARDLYTRRGDPLSIWVVRSDAVRASSPGEKDPFFSNGADKPYRYPQMYVPLSEAGDHDE; the protein is encoded by the coding sequence ATGAGCTGCGAAACCACCGAGGGGCAGACGCCCTGGGAGGTGTTCATCAGGCCGCGCCGTGGCCTCTCCCACCAGCACGTCGGTTCGGTTCACGGCGCGGACGCGGACATGGCCATCGCCAACGCCAGGGACCTGTACACCCGCCGCGGGGACCCGCTGTCGATCTGGGTGGTGCGCTCCGACGCGGTGCGGGCCTCGTCTCCCGGTGAGAAGGACCCCTTCTTCAGCAACGGAGCCGACAAGCCCTACCGGTATCCGCAGATGTACGTGCCGCTCAGCGAGGCAGGCGACCATGACGAGTGA
- a CDS encoding RNA polymerase sigma factor, which translates to MTSPLMSSTPKASPEPCKADVIPSRDRHAPQVSILLPRAQAGDREAMNDLLQHIAPLVVRHCQRVTRRHGPDAAQEAMLAIYRGIRGLREPNAFYSWARAIAVREAIRTNRRLGDFAAGDLPDLAQDTNPMAAVHISDVLDRLPNHHREVLTLRAVYGLDEQEMATALALPLGTVRSRLHRARQNFHDAWHQQPA; encoded by the coding sequence ATGACCAGCCCCCTTATGTCGAGCACGCCCAAGGCCAGTCCCGAGCCCTGCAAAGCCGACGTCATCCCTTCCCGCGACCGCCACGCCCCGCAGGTGAGCATCCTGTTGCCACGCGCTCAGGCCGGCGACCGTGAGGCCATGAACGACCTGTTGCAGCACATCGCCCCACTGGTCGTGCGGCACTGTCAGCGGGTCACCCGGCGGCACGGCCCGGATGCCGCGCAGGAGGCCATGCTCGCGATCTACCGCGGCATCCGCGGACTGCGCGAGCCCAATGCCTTCTACTCCTGGGCCCGCGCGATCGCAGTACGGGAAGCCATCCGCACCAACCGGCGCCTTGGTGACTTCGCGGCCGGGGATCTGCCCGACCTGGCGCAGGACACCAATCCCATGGCCGCCGTCCACATCAGCGACGTCCTGGACCGGCTGCCGAACCACCATCGCGAGGTACTCACCCTCCGAGCGGTCTACGGCCTGGACGAGCAGGAGATGGCAACGGCACTCGCCCTGCCTCTCGGGACGGTCCGCTCCCGGCTGCACCGGGCACGGCAGAACTTCCACGACGCCTGGCACCAGCAGCCCGCCTGA
- a CDS encoding aminotransferase class V-fold PLP-dependent enzyme — protein sequence MTVSESAPALEELRARASALDTADPLAAQRERFVLPDGIVYLDGNSLGALPAAVPGALADGVHRQWGVGLIRSWNEHQWWQAPLRVGDAIGRLLGAAPGQTVAGDSTTVQLFNGLAAAARLRPGRRLLLTDPGHFPTDGYIADSVARLLGLEVRRVAVDDLPRCLAERGHEVAVAGYSPVDYRTGELHDMAAITRAVQEAGGLMLWDLCHATGALPVRLDELGVDLAVGCGYKFLSGGPGAPAFIYIARRHQAAFDHPLTGWNGHVDPFGLSGDYIPAPGVERARIGTPPILSLLALEAALTAFEGVGMEQVRAKSLSLTEFFMDCADTLLDGLGFTAATPREPHRRGSQVALRHPDAYPLVRALAARGVIGDMRAPDLLRFGVNALYLAHRDMLTAVRHLRQAVTRGEHRDPRFRHRAAVT from the coding sequence GTGACCGTCTCCGAGAGCGCACCCGCCCTGGAGGAACTGCGGGCACGGGCGTCCGCACTCGACACCGCGGACCCGCTGGCAGCACAGCGGGAACGCTTCGTCCTGCCGGACGGAATCGTCTATCTGGACGGCAACTCGCTCGGTGCCCTGCCGGCCGCGGTACCGGGAGCGCTCGCGGACGGCGTCCACCGGCAATGGGGTGTGGGCCTGATCCGCTCCTGGAACGAGCACCAGTGGTGGCAGGCGCCGCTGCGGGTGGGGGACGCCATCGGACGGCTGCTCGGCGCGGCGCCAGGGCAGACCGTGGCGGGCGACTCCACCACCGTGCAACTGTTCAATGGCCTGGCCGCGGCAGCACGGCTGCGTCCCGGGCGGCGGCTGTTGCTGACCGACCCGGGCCACTTCCCCACCGATGGGTACATCGCCGACTCTGTGGCCCGGCTGCTCGGCCTGGAGGTCCGCCGGGTCGCGGTGGACGACCTGCCGCGGTGCTTGGCAGAACGGGGACACGAGGTGGCGGTGGCCGGCTACTCCCCGGTCGACTACCGCACCGGTGAGCTCCACGACATGGCTGCGATCACCCGTGCCGTACAGGAGGCCGGAGGGCTGATGTTGTGGGATCTGTGCCACGCGACCGGCGCGCTGCCCGTCCGACTGGACGAGCTGGGCGTCGATCTGGCGGTGGGCTGCGGTTACAAGTTCCTGTCGGGCGGACCGGGCGCCCCGGCCTTCATCTATATCGCCCGGCGCCACCAGGCCGCCTTCGACCATCCGCTCACCGGCTGGAACGGGCACGTGGATCCCTTCGGACTGAGCGGCGACTACATTCCTGCCCCGGGAGTGGAGCGCGCTCGCATCGGCACGCCGCCGATCCTCTCCCTGCTCGCACTTGAGGCGGCCCTCACCGCCTTCGAGGGGGTCGGCATGGAGCAGGTCCGGGCCAAGAGCTTGTCGCTGACCGAGTTCTTCATGGACTGCGCCGACACCCTGCTGGACGGTCTCGGTTTCACCGCTGCCACCCCACGGGAACCGCACCGGCGCGGCAGCCAGGTGGCTCTCCGGCACCCGGACGCGTATCCGCTGGTGCGCGCGCTCGCCGCCCGCGGCGTCATCGGCGACATGCGGGCTCCGGACCTGCTGCGGTTCGGCGTCAACGCCCTGTACCTCGCCCACCGCGACATGCTGACGGCTGTACGACACCTGCGGCAGGCTGTGACCCGAGGGGAGCACCGGGACCCGCGCTTCCGACACCGCGCAGCCGTCACCTGA
- the ccrA gene encoding crotonyl-CoA carboxylase/reductase, which produces MSSLTQAVLAGADPEELQREKVPDEYLAAHLRKEDVGIFAGVEDKDVRKSLHVGMVPMPELAPDEVLVAVMASSVNYNSVWSAMFEPIPTFAFLERFGREGGHAARHDQPYHVIGSDAAGVIVRVGSGTRRWRVGDHVVVSPIQADDQEPMTHADGVLGSGQRAWGFETNFGGMAHYTVVRASQLLPKPAHLTWEEAAVNLLTAGTAYRMLISDRGARIKLGDIVLIWGAAGGLGAYAVQLVKNAGGIPVGVVGSEEKAELVRSLGCDVVVNRAEIGLHGDSAPEDPITLGKRLGRIIRKETGEDPHVVFDFVGAATFGISVFVVRRGGTVVTCGSSTGYQHQYDNRYLWMNLKRIVGSHAANLQEMAECNRLFGLSKLLPALSDVYPLDDSGAAVRLVQQNRHVGKVGVLCLAPREGLGVTDPELRARIGEKRLNLLRNPESHSARN; this is translated from the coding sequence ATGTCGTCTCTGACCCAGGCGGTGCTGGCCGGTGCGGATCCGGAAGAACTGCAACGGGAGAAAGTCCCGGACGAATACCTTGCTGCCCACCTTCGCAAGGAAGATGTGGGCATCTTCGCGGGGGTCGAGGACAAGGACGTCCGGAAGTCGCTCCACGTGGGTATGGTGCCCATGCCGGAACTGGCTCCGGACGAGGTGCTGGTGGCCGTGATGGCCAGTTCCGTCAACTACAACAGCGTCTGGTCGGCCATGTTCGAGCCGATCCCGACCTTCGCCTTCCTGGAACGCTTCGGCAGGGAGGGCGGCCACGCCGCGCGGCACGACCAGCCCTACCACGTCATTGGGTCCGACGCCGCCGGGGTCATCGTCCGCGTGGGCTCCGGCACCCGAAGGTGGCGGGTGGGCGACCACGTCGTCGTCAGCCCCATCCAGGCCGACGACCAGGAGCCGATGACCCACGCCGACGGCGTGCTCGGCAGCGGGCAGCGCGCCTGGGGCTTCGAGACCAACTTCGGCGGAATGGCGCACTACACGGTGGTCCGGGCGAGCCAGCTCCTGCCCAAGCCCGCCCATCTGACCTGGGAGGAGGCAGCCGTCAACCTGCTGACCGCCGGGACCGCCTACCGGATGCTGATCAGCGACCGGGGAGCCCGGATCAAGCTCGGCGACATCGTCCTGATCTGGGGAGCGGCAGGCGGCCTCGGCGCCTACGCCGTCCAACTCGTCAAGAACGCGGGCGGCATCCCGGTCGGCGTGGTCGGCTCGGAGGAGAAGGCAGAGCTGGTGCGGTCCCTCGGCTGCGACGTGGTGGTCAACCGCGCGGAGATCGGCCTGCACGGCGACAGCGCGCCCGAGGACCCCATCACGCTCGGCAAGCGGCTGGGCAGGATCATCCGCAAGGAGACCGGCGAGGATCCCCACGTGGTCTTCGACTTCGTCGGCGCGGCGACCTTCGGGATCTCGGTGTTCGTGGTCCGCCGCGGGGGCACGGTCGTCACCTGCGGATCGAGCACCGGCTATCAGCACCAGTACGACAACCGCTATCTGTGGATGAATCTGAAGCGCATCGTGGGCAGCCATGCCGCGAACCTTCAGGAGATGGCGGAGTGCAACCGGCTGTTCGGCCTCTCGAAACTCCTTCCGGCTCTGTCCGATGTCTATCCCCTCGATGACAGCGGTGCGGCGGTGCGCCTGGTGCAGCAGAACCGGCACGTCGGAAAGGTTGGAGTGCTCTGCCTGGCCCCGCGCGAGGGACTGGGCGTCACCGATCCCGAACTCCGGGCGAGGATCGGGGAGAAGCGGCTCAACCTGTTGCGGAATCCCGAGTCGCATTCCGCCCGTAATTGA